A section of the Dehalobacter sp. DCM genome encodes:
- the serC gene encoding 3-phosphoserine/phosphohydroxythreonine transaminase translates to MSRVFNFSAGPAVLPEDVLKEAAGEMLDYDGTGMSVMEMSHRSKAFETIIGEAEQDLRDLVNIPDNYKVLFLQGGASQQFAMIPMNLMKNRVADHLKTGQWASKAISEGKICGKINVIASSEDKTYTYIPDLKDLKMSDDADYVYICHNNTIYGTKFNELPNTFGKPLVADMSSDFLSEPIDVTQYGLIFAGAQKNIGPAGVVVVIIREDLITDDVLPGTPTMLQYKIHADNKSLYNTPPAYGIYICGKVFKWLKKLGGLEAMKRINEEKAAILYDYLDSSKMFKGTVVKKDRSLMNVPFVTGSEELDKKFTKAAKEAGFINLEGHRSVGGMRASIYNAMPIDGVKKLVAFMQKFEAENI, encoded by the coding sequence ATGTCACGCGTATTTAATTTTTCTGCAGGACCGGCAGTATTACCCGAGGACGTATTGAAAGAAGCTGCAGGGGAGATGCTGGATTATGATGGCACAGGGATGTCTGTAATGGAAATGAGCCATCGTTCAAAAGCCTTTGAAACAATTATCGGTGAAGCAGAACAAGATTTGCGGGATCTGGTCAATATCCCGGATAATTACAAAGTCCTGTTTCTTCAAGGCGGTGCGTCACAGCAATTCGCGATGATTCCCATGAACCTGATGAAAAATCGGGTAGCAGACCATTTAAAGACCGGCCAGTGGGCCAGTAAGGCGATCTCTGAGGGCAAAATTTGTGGCAAAATCAATGTGATCGCTTCGTCCGAAGACAAAACGTACACCTATATTCCGGATCTCAAAGACCTGAAAATGTCCGACGATGCAGATTATGTGTATATCTGCCATAATAATACGATTTACGGGACAAAGTTCAATGAGCTCCCCAATACATTCGGTAAACCCCTGGTTGCGGACATGTCATCTGACTTCTTGTCTGAACCCATCGATGTGACCCAATATGGCTTGATCTTTGCGGGCGCTCAGAAGAATATCGGTCCAGCCGGTGTCGTTGTTGTCATTATTCGTGAAGATTTGATTACCGACGATGTCTTGCCAGGCACACCGACTATGCTGCAGTATAAGATCCATGCTGACAACAAATCACTGTATAATACACCACCGGCTTATGGCATTTATATATGCGGCAAAGTGTTTAAATGGCTCAAAAAACTGGGCGGCTTAGAGGCCATGAAAAGAATCAATGAAGAAAAAGCGGCTATCCTCTATGATTATCTCGATTCCAGCAAGATGTTCAAAGGAACCGTAGTTAAAAAAGATCGTTCGCTCATGAATGTTCCGTTTGTGACCGGATCGGAAGAATTGGATAAGAAGTTTACAAAGGCAGCCAAAGAAGCCGGTTTCATCAATCTGGAAGGGCATCGTTCGGTTGGCGGGATGCGGGCAAGTATCTACAATGCCATGCCTATCGATGGGGTTAAAAAACTTGTGGCGTTTATGCAAAAATTTGAAGCAGAAAATATATAA
- a CDS encoding phosphoglycerate dehydrogenase, producing MFKINCLNPIAQVGLDNFTEEYALTDNFNEADGVLVRSASVHDRELPSSLKAIARAGAGVNNIPLDKCAEKGIVVFNTPGANANGVKEIVLAGLLLASRDIIGGVNWVNSVKNDPDVANLVEKHKSKFGGIEISGKKLGVIGLGAIGVLVANAAIKLGMEVYGYDPYISVRSAWSLSKYIKPSKSLTEIFKECDFISIHVPAMDATKGMLNEEAFKVMKHGVRILNFSRDALINEDDMIAALNSGKVYKYVTDFPTPKMASLEGVIAIPHLGASTAESEDNCAIMAVNQLIDYLENGTIHNSVNFPDCDNGYPDNAGRIAIHHRNIPNMISQFTSAVAKENINITDMINKSKGQYAYTLIDMETSATQETVKKIEEIDGVLRVRIIK from the coding sequence ATGTTCAAGATAAACTGCCTTAATCCAATTGCTCAGGTTGGCTTGGATAATTTTACGGAAGAATACGCTTTAACAGATAATTTTAACGAAGCGGATGGCGTGTTGGTCAGAAGTGCCAGCGTTCATGATAGAGAATTGCCTTCATCCCTGAAAGCTATTGCCCGGGCAGGCGCTGGAGTTAACAACATACCGCTGGATAAGTGTGCTGAAAAAGGTATCGTCGTTTTTAACACTCCTGGAGCAAACGCAAACGGTGTTAAAGAAATTGTACTGGCGGGATTACTCCTGGCCTCCCGTGATATTATCGGCGGCGTTAACTGGGTCAATAGCGTTAAAAACGATCCGGACGTGGCCAATTTGGTAGAAAAACATAAATCCAAATTTGGCGGTATCGAAATCAGCGGCAAAAAGTTGGGTGTCATCGGTCTGGGAGCGATTGGGGTTCTTGTCGCGAATGCCGCAATCAAACTCGGTATGGAAGTCTACGGCTACGATCCGTATATTTCTGTACGCTCAGCTTGGAGCTTATCTAAATATATCAAGCCGAGCAAGTCACTTACGGAAATATTTAAGGAATGTGATTTTATCAGTATCCACGTTCCAGCCATGGATGCAACCAAAGGGATGCTGAATGAGGAAGCTTTCAAGGTGATGAAGCACGGTGTTCGTATTCTTAATTTCTCCAGAGATGCGCTTATCAATGAGGATGATATGATTGCTGCGTTGAATTCTGGCAAGGTGTATAAGTATGTTACGGACTTTCCAACGCCAAAAATGGCTTCTTTGGAGGGAGTCATCGCTATTCCTCACCTCGGTGCTTCAACTGCTGAATCTGAAGATAATTGCGCGATCATGGCCGTTAATCAGCTAATTGATTATCTGGAGAACGGTACGATTCACAATTCAGTTAACTTCCCTGATTGTGACAACGGATACCCTGATAATGCAGGCCGTATTGCGATCCATCACCGTAATATTCCCAATATGATCAGTCAATTCACCTCGGCAGTGGCAAAAGAGAATATCAATATTACTGACATGATCAATAAAAGCAAAGGTCAGTATGCCTATACCTTGATCGATATGGAAACATCTGCAACGCAGGAAACCGTAAAGAAGATCGAAGAAATTGACGGGGTTTTAAGAGTCAGGATCATTAAGTAA
- a CDS encoding DUF1015 domain-containing protein — translation MATIRPFKAIRPREDLAANVAALPYDVYNREEALAEVQKEPLSFLKIDRAETQFSSDVSPYETQVYAKARDCLQDMVLQGVLLKDDSPAFFVYELVMDGRSQTGVVGCAAIDDYLNNVIKKHEKTREEKEIDRINHVDMCNAQTGPIFLAYRSHHAINMAVAKIKKDSPLYDFTAPDGIRHTVWKAGSPADINTIYQGFQDTQDIYIADGHHRAASAVKVGLKRREANPGFTGEEEFNFFLSVLFPHDQLLIMDYNRVVQDLNGLDTERFLQKVAASFHIDKKGEEPYKPLKKAEIGMYLHGDWYRLKAHDEIVSEDPVEGLDVSLLQNYLLTPILGITDPRTDKRIDFVGGIRGLKELEKRANSDMVLAFAMYPTSIEELFAVSDAGQLMPPKSTWFEPKLRSGLLIHELS, via the coding sequence TTGGCTACAATAAGACCTTTTAAAGCGATTCGGCCAAGGGAAGACCTAGCAGCCAACGTGGCTGCGCTTCCCTATGATGTATATAACCGGGAGGAAGCACTGGCAGAAGTTCAAAAAGAACCATTATCTTTTTTGAAAATAGATCGTGCTGAGACGCAGTTTTCGTCCGATGTCAGCCCCTATGAGACTCAAGTATATGCTAAGGCGAGAGACTGTCTTCAGGATATGGTCCTTCAAGGTGTGTTGCTAAAAGACGACAGCCCGGCGTTTTTCGTGTATGAGCTAGTCATGGATGGCCGTTCTCAGACCGGGGTCGTGGGCTGTGCCGCTATTGACGACTATCTGAATAATGTCATTAAAAAACATGAGAAGACACGTGAGGAAAAGGAAATCGACCGAATCAATCATGTCGATATGTGTAATGCTCAAACCGGACCGATTTTTCTTGCTTATCGATCGCATCATGCGATTAATATGGCAGTAGCAAAAATCAAAAAGGATAGCCCATTATATGACTTTACTGCCCCGGACGGTATCCGACATACAGTCTGGAAAGCGGGCAGCCCGGCAGACATAAATACGATATACCAAGGATTTCAGGATACACAGGATATTTATATTGCCGATGGGCATCACCGCGCGGCGTCTGCGGTTAAAGTAGGTTTAAAACGACGCGAAGCCAATCCTGGTTTTACCGGGGAAGAAGAATTTAATTTCTTTCTTTCTGTTCTATTTCCACATGATCAATTACTGATTATGGATTACAATCGGGTTGTGCAGGATTTAAATGGCCTTGATACTGAGCGTTTTCTCCAAAAGGTGGCTGCGAGTTTTCATATCGATAAAAAAGGCGAAGAACCTTATAAGCCATTAAAAAAAGCTGAGATCGGCATGTATTTACATGGAGACTGGTATCGCTTAAAGGCTCACGATGAGATTGTCTCTGAAGACCCTGTTGAAGGGTTAGATGTTTCGCTTTTACAAAACTATCTTTTAACTCCCATTCTTGGCATAACGGACCCCAGAACTGACAAACGAATCGATTTTGTCGGCGGGATCCGGGGCTTAAAAGAACTGGAGAAAAGAGCGAACAGCGATATGGTTCTTGCTTTCGCGATGTATCCGACATCGATTGAAGAGTTGTTCGCTGTTTCGGATGCAGGCCAGCTTATGCCGCCAAAATCAACATGGTTTGAGCCAAAGCTTCGGAGCGGGCTATTGATACATGAATTAAGTTAG
- a CDS encoding M20/M25/M40 family metallo-hydrolase, with translation MSVDVQEEFLKLVAFNSPSKQEGKLAEYLKRRLQDLGAQVHEDDSAAKTGSDTGNLIAVIPGNQQDVPVILLSAHMDTVASTEGMIPEIRNGIIYSDGQTILGADDKAGIAVILAVLSKIQENKSYRHGPIEVLLTVQEEIGLYGVKNLNYALQAAYGYILDGDGPAGTIVNAAPSHYTLDLVIEGKAAHAGLEPEAGINAIVVAAKAIAELKSGRIDEETTSNFGIISGGTARNVVAERVKITAEARSRNPVKLETEVRKILDQFKIIAENCEAHFSYEKELAYEGFTVDPEHPSITKLIEAGKRIGIHTELKPTGGGLDANILNSRGIPCLALGLGNDKPHTHEEFVDIRQMEKSVEWLLAALCYQ, from the coding sequence ATGAGCGTTGATGTTCAAGAAGAATTCTTGAAGCTTGTTGCCTTTAATAGCCCGTCTAAGCAAGAGGGAAAGTTGGCGGAGTATCTTAAAAGGCGGCTGCAGGATTTAGGAGCCCAAGTCCATGAAGACGACTCCGCTGCGAAGACAGGAAGCGATACCGGGAACCTCATCGCTGTAATTCCTGGTAATCAGCAGGATGTGCCAGTAATTCTTCTCTCTGCACATATGGATACTGTCGCTTCGACCGAAGGGATGATCCCTGAAATCAGAAACGGCATTATCTACAGTGATGGACAAACGATATTAGGCGCCGACGATAAAGCGGGCATCGCTGTCATCCTGGCAGTATTGAGTAAGATTCAGGAAAATAAGAGCTATCGTCATGGTCCTATTGAAGTATTGCTCACCGTTCAGGAAGAAATTGGACTTTATGGGGTAAAGAATCTTAACTACGCTTTACAAGCAGCATATGGCTATATTCTGGATGGAGACGGACCGGCGGGGACTATTGTCAATGCTGCGCCATCACATTATACTCTCGATCTCGTCATTGAAGGTAAGGCCGCTCATGCCGGCCTTGAACCGGAGGCTGGGATCAATGCCATTGTGGTGGCAGCAAAGGCAATAGCCGAGTTGAAATCAGGCCGAATTGATGAAGAAACCACCAGTAATTTTGGGATTATTTCCGGCGGGACAGCACGTAATGTTGTCGCGGAGAGAGTAAAAATTACGGCCGAAGCACGCAGTCGCAATCCGGTTAAGCTTGAAACAGAAGTGAGAAAAATTTTAGATCAATTTAAAATAATTGCTGAAAATTGTGAAGCACATTTTTCCTATGAAAAAGAATTGGCATATGAAGGATTTACCGTCGATCCTGAGCATCCTTCGATCACAAAATTGATAGAAGCTGGCAAGCGGATTGGTATTCACACCGAATTAAAGCCGACAGGCGGGGGATTGGATGCCAATATTTTGAATTCACGGGGTATACCTTGTCTAGCCTTGGGTTTAGGCAATGATAAGCCGCATACCCATGAGGAGTTTGTTGATATCAGGCAGATGGAGAAATCAGTTGAGTGGCTTTTAGCTGCATTATGTTATCAATAA
- a CDS encoding glycosyltransferase family 2 protein: protein MGTYADILQVLFNIVLLAIQVIIILVTLYYVVLSIMGMRRKSETDVYDPVNRFAVVVAAHNEERVIAPLIENLRNMNYPRELFDIFVVADNCTDNTAFLAKNAGANVFKRFDEAKRGKGYALEFLFAKIFELDQKYDAFVLFDADNLVKDNFLSEMNKKLCQGNKIIQGYVDSKNPFDTWVTTSFSIAFWMMNRLVQLGRFNLGVSNTLAGTGMCISYDVLKQFGWGAHSLVEDLEFTMKAVAHGVKTSWAHDAIVYDEKPLGFIQSCHQRKRWAQGQVDVALRYLPLLVVKGFREKKLMYFDAAMHLFQPFFLIMSFAFIILQIFTFLQPYYINLFIDYIPAGVWQIISGSVIIFAILSLYLDKKPSKAYIGLILYPIFMYSWIPIIIAGFVHHNRREWSHTLHTRSISYEEIVGSEEKISAS, encoded by the coding sequence TTGGGTACTTATGCCGATATACTTCAAGTGTTGTTCAATATCGTTTTACTGGCAATACAAGTCATAATCATACTTGTGACTTTATATTATGTTGTCCTGTCGATCATGGGGATGCGCCGTAAGTCTGAAACAGATGTTTACGACCCGGTGAATCGATTTGCGGTGGTTGTTGCTGCGCACAATGAGGAACGCGTGATAGCTCCGCTAATTGAAAACCTTAGAAATATGAACTATCCGAGAGAGTTATTTGATATTTTTGTTGTCGCCGACAATTGTACAGATAATACCGCTTTTCTAGCAAAAAATGCGGGAGCCAACGTCTTTAAACGTTTTGATGAAGCAAAACGGGGTAAGGGATATGCGCTGGAGTTTTTATTCGCCAAGATATTCGAATTGGATCAAAAATATGATGCATTTGTCTTATTCGATGCCGATAATCTGGTTAAGGATAACTTCCTGAGTGAAATGAACAAGAAGCTTTGTCAAGGGAACAAAATTATTCAGGGTTATGTGGATTCGAAGAACCCCTTTGATACCTGGGTTACAACTTCCTTTTCTATTGCATTCTGGATGATGAACAGGCTGGTTCAGCTCGGACGTTTTAATCTCGGTGTCTCCAATACCTTAGCTGGGACGGGTATGTGCATATCCTATGATGTTCTTAAACAATTCGGCTGGGGAGCACATTCATTAGTCGAGGATCTTGAGTTTACGATGAAAGCAGTTGCGCATGGCGTTAAGACAAGCTGGGCGCATGATGCCATTGTCTACGACGAAAAGCCACTTGGTTTCATTCAGTCATGTCATCAAAGAAAACGGTGGGCTCAGGGGCAGGTGGATGTTGCCTTGCGTTATTTGCCTCTTCTTGTTGTCAAAGGATTTCGGGAGAAAAAATTAATGTATTTTGATGCTGCTATGCATCTTTTCCAGCCGTTTTTCTTGATTATGTCCTTTGCGTTTATTATTCTGCAGATATTTACTTTTCTGCAGCCATATTATATTAATCTGTTTATCGATTACATTCCTGCCGGCGTTTGGCAGATCATATCAGGCAGTGTTATCATATTTGCTATATTGTCGCTTTATCTTGACAAGAAACCAAGTAAGGCTTATATCGGCTTGATTCTCTATCCTATCTTTATGTATAGTTGGATACCGATTATTATTGCCGGATTTGTTCACCATAACCGCAGAGAATGGTCCCACACTCTGCATACACGGTCCATCAGCTATGAGGAGATCGTTGGCTCAGAGGAAAAAATATCCGCGAGCTAG
- a CDS encoding IS1182 family transposase, whose translation MGYISGEDRSQQHLFPSTLEELIDENNPVRVIDAFIDHLNLSELGITHAHPAATGRPPYDPKALLKLYVYGYFNRIRSSRKLMTECGRNIELFYLLNRLTPDFRTIADFRKDNAKALKHVFKAFVKICLDLKLYERELIAIDGSKFRAVNGRKKMYNEEILKKKLLRIEENITNYLNALDQADQDDPGTAKYASGEIKEKLAELKKRQELYETYLQELKESEETQLLTTDPEARMMRTKDGYACCYNVQTAVDQTSHLIAEYEVTNSCNDYNYLTKVAQNTKETFGVETIHAAADKGYDDKEEIRQCVMNGIIPHVGLKTDKDERLLVLEHEEATISEDDRNSTKPEDIQRCLKAGVLPQCYENTIMEIEVQEQDQLSCFIRHENDTVTCPMGCVLTRVRTHRGGNARYQNRHACRVCTNRCTSGKNYKVVQFGPDSKYIPVLMYGSSHHPLQVYPVSETPYNAFKLLKRNTKKKVILHIRDDIPMQKLRLCLSEHPFGTVKWYHGAHYLLCKGIEKTTGELGLSFLAYNLRRAINMVGTKRLVAALRG comes from the coding sequence ATGGGATACATCTCCGGCGAAGATCGAAGCCAGCAACATCTCTTCCCCTCAACCCTGGAGGAACTAATCGATGAAAATAACCCGGTGCGTGTTATTGATGCCTTTATCGACCACCTCAACCTCTCTGAACTCGGAATTACCCATGCCCACCCGGCTGCCACCGGCAGGCCTCCCTATGATCCCAAAGCCCTCCTTAAACTCTACGTCTACGGTTACTTTAACCGTATCCGCTCCAGCCGGAAACTGATGACCGAATGCGGACGCAATATCGAACTCTTCTATCTTCTAAACCGCCTCACACCCGATTTCCGTACCATCGCCGACTTTCGCAAAGACAATGCTAAAGCGCTCAAACACGTCTTTAAAGCGTTTGTTAAAATATGCTTGGATCTTAAACTCTATGAACGGGAACTTATTGCCATCGACGGCTCCAAATTCAGAGCCGTCAACGGTCGCAAGAAAATGTATAATGAAGAAATTTTAAAGAAAAAACTCTTGCGTATCGAAGAAAACATCACCAACTATCTTAACGCTCTGGATCAAGCTGATCAGGATGATCCGGGAACCGCAAAATACGCTTCCGGCGAAATTAAAGAAAAATTGGCCGAACTAAAAAAGCGTCAGGAACTGTATGAAACCTATTTACAGGAATTAAAGGAATCCGAAGAAACGCAGCTCTTAACCACGGATCCCGAAGCCCGAATGATGCGGACCAAAGACGGTTATGCCTGTTGCTACAACGTGCAAACGGCGGTCGATCAAACCAGTCATCTGATCGCCGAATATGAAGTGACTAATTCCTGCAACGATTACAACTACCTGACGAAAGTTGCCCAGAATACCAAGGAGACCTTTGGTGTAGAAACCATTCATGCCGCCGCAGATAAAGGGTATGACGACAAAGAGGAGATCAGGCAATGCGTGATGAACGGGATTATTCCCCATGTCGGGCTTAAAACCGATAAGGATGAGCGTCTGTTGGTTTTGGAGCATGAAGAAGCCACCATCTCTGAAGACGATCGAAATTCGACCAAACCCGAAGACATTCAGCGCTGTCTTAAAGCCGGCGTTCTGCCTCAATGTTACGAAAACACCATCATGGAGATTGAAGTCCAAGAACAAGACCAGCTCAGTTGTTTTATCCGCCATGAAAACGATACGGTGACCTGCCCTATGGGCTGTGTTTTAACTCGGGTACGAACTCACAGAGGCGGCAATGCCCGTTACCAGAACCGCCATGCTTGCCGGGTTTGCACCAACCGCTGCACCTCGGGAAAGAATTACAAGGTGGTTCAATTTGGACCGGATTCGAAATATATTCCTGTTCTGATGTACGGCTCATCCCATCATCCTTTACAGGTGTATCCGGTGTCGGAGACCCCTTACAATGCGTTCAAGCTTCTCAAACGCAATACGAAAAAGAAAGTGATTCTACATATTCGCGATGACATTCCAATGCAAAAATTACGGTTATGTCTGTCGGAGCATCCTTTTGGTACGGTCAAGTGGTACCATGGAGCACATTACCTGTTATGTAAGGGCATAGAAAAAACCACAGGCGAGCTGGGGCTTAGTTTCCTTGCCTACAATTTACGACGAGCCATCAATATGGTAGGAACCAAACGGTTAGTGGCGGCGTTGAGGGGGTGA
- a CDS encoding ABC-three component system protein: MITQNHDGDGDNIFIQGDAIFKTIQKHPTILAEIINQLGDRLFDHSSEIENDISEFDIDGKIEYNNVVRYKYIIDEYMVYQGKLNSIYKELDDQGSSKKLILFKNIELCYIKAKSTYLDRDREADEEDIKIIKRFADEILATVEDELLQVLLMSSNNQQYLEANRVGLAIILVDAFMRCKILEEPPKRC, encoded by the coding sequence ATGATTACTCAAAATCACGATGGAGATGGAGATAATATTTTTATTCAAGGGGATGCTATTTTTAAAACAATTCAAAAGCACCCCACTATTCTTGCTGAGATCATTAACCAATTAGGTGATAGATTATTTGATCATAGCAGTGAAATTGAAAATGATATTTCTGAATTCGATATTGATGGCAAAATTGAATATAACAATGTTGTTAGATACAAATACATAATTGATGAATATATGGTTTACCAAGGGAAATTAAATTCAATATACAAAGAACTTGATGATCAAGGCAGTAGTAAAAAGTTAATTCTTTTTAAAAATATCGAACTCTGCTATATTAAAGCAAAGAGCACTTATTTAGATAGAGATAGAGAAGCAGATGAAGAAGATATTAAAATAATTAAAAGGTTTGCAGATGAAATTCTAGCGACTGTTGAAGATGAACTGCTTCAAGTATTATTAATGAGCAGCAATAATCAACAATACTTAGAAGCTAATCGAGTAGGATTAGCAATTATATTAGTAGATGCTTTTATGCGTTGTAAAATTTTAGAGGAGCCGCCTAAAAGATGCTAG
- a CDS encoding ABC-three component system middle component 6 encodes MSFHLFVLALDWLFLIQIIESDEKGNIVICS; translated from the coding sequence ATTTCCTTTCACTTATTTGTTTTAGCTTTAGACTGGTTATTTCTTATTCAAATTATTGAGTCTGATGAAAAGGGAAATATAGTGATATGTTCATAA
- the istB gene encoding IS21-like element helper ATPase IstB, whose product MLNNPTVEKLKSLKLKVMAEMFSDPNVHLRELSFEDRLGLMVEREWLSKKNARIGRLLRQATLGMDACIEDIDYTVDRTIDKKTIQTLATCAFIEQKLNVVISGKTGSGKSYIACAIGNSACRQGYPAKYFRMPELLLEIQEAKQENRYSRYMSSLQNIKLLILDDIGLKAYSLEESRDILEIAESRYNKGSMVLSGQVSHTLWYDLFPDPTIADAIMDRVIHNAYILPLDSKISMREVTAKKMIKDLSS is encoded by the coding sequence ATGCTTAACAATCCTACCGTAGAGAAACTGAAAAGTTTAAAGCTTAAAGTCATGGCCGAAATGTTCAGTGATCCGAATGTTCATTTGAGAGAACTTTCCTTCGAAGATCGTCTGGGACTCATGGTAGAAAGAGAGTGGCTGTCTAAGAAAAATGCCCGGATCGGGAGGCTTTTACGCCAGGCAACGCTTGGCATGGATGCCTGCATTGAAGATATTGACTACACCGTCGATCGAACCATTGACAAAAAGACTATCCAGACACTGGCGACGTGCGCTTTTATTGAGCAGAAACTCAACGTTGTTATTTCAGGCAAAACGGGAAGCGGTAAATCGTATATCGCCTGCGCCATAGGGAATAGTGCCTGTAGGCAGGGTTATCCCGCTAAATATTTCCGAATGCCTGAATTACTTTTAGAAATTCAGGAAGCAAAACAGGAAAACCGGTATAGCCGGTATATGTCGAGTCTTCAGAACATCAAGCTCTTGATCCTCGACGACATTGGTCTGAAAGCTTACTCGCTTGAAGAAAGTCGAGACATCCTGGAAATCGCTGAAAGCCGTTACAACAAAGGTTCTATGGTGCTATCCGGACAGGTTTCCCATACGCTATGGTATGATCTGTTCCCGGACCCAACAATTGCTGACGCCATTATGGACCGTGTGATCCATAATGCGTACATCCTGCCTCTGGATTCCAAAATATCCATGAGAGAAGTGACTGCCAAAAAGATGATCAAGGATCTGTCGTCTTAG
- the istA gene encoding IS21 family transposase yields the protein MLKVKEILRLKHEVGLSLREIGKSCDCGKSTVSEVLERAENAGVTWPVTLTDKQLLSLLYPPITSKHTMPEPDMEYVFYEMKRRSVTLMLLWEEYKHKHPDGIMYTQFCDRYRKFKKANQLTMHIEHKAGEEMQVDWAGQTMAYVDPETGEIKTVYLFVAVLPASAYPFVYAYGDMKLPSWIDAHVRAYEYYGGVPKVTIPDNTKTAVTTPDRFDPVLNKSYNEMARFYRTTIIPARAAKPKDKAADENMVGNVSRKIIAALRNRQFFSLYELNQAIKEELVKFIVRPFQKMDGNRLSAFEKIDKPCLQSLPAGKYEFAEWKETKIQFNYHVDYEGFFYSVPYTYVGQKCSIRATSKTIEIYVSGERIAVFSRNNNHYKRYMTLPDHMPEGHKAVSGWSSERFLSWAKTIGPNTLELIKHVLESREYPVQTYRACMGIMRLSKSYPSESMEKASEEALAKRTYTFKYFNIILKQVTAKALKAEECKIIAHANVRGSRSYAGGGIHA from the coding sequence GTGCTGAAAGTCAAAGAAATCTTAAGATTAAAACATGAAGTCGGTCTATCCTTGAGAGAAATCGGGAAATCCTGCGATTGCGGCAAATCCACCGTATCTGAAGTACTTGAAAGAGCAGAAAATGCCGGAGTCACATGGCCCGTAACCCTTACGGACAAGCAATTGCTGTCACTACTTTATCCGCCGATAACCAGTAAACATACAATGCCCGAACCGGATATGGAATACGTTTTCTATGAGATGAAGCGAAGAAGTGTCACCCTGATGCTTCTCTGGGAAGAATATAAACATAAGCATCCCGACGGCATCATGTACACGCAGTTTTGCGACCGTTACCGGAAATTCAAGAAGGCCAATCAGCTCACCATGCATATCGAACACAAAGCGGGCGAAGAAATGCAGGTCGACTGGGCCGGCCAAACCATGGCTTATGTGGATCCGGAAACCGGGGAAATCAAGACCGTTTACCTTTTCGTAGCGGTGCTCCCGGCTAGTGCTTACCCCTTTGTTTATGCCTACGGCGACATGAAGCTGCCGAGTTGGATCGACGCCCATGTCAGAGCGTATGAATACTATGGCGGGGTCCCGAAAGTAACGATCCCGGATAATACAAAGACCGCCGTCACGACACCTGACCGGTTCGATCCGGTGCTCAACAAGAGTTACAACGAAATGGCCCGGTTTTACAGAACAACGATCATACCTGCCAGGGCAGCCAAGCCAAAGGACAAAGCAGCGGATGAGAATATGGTTGGCAATGTCTCCAGAAAGATCATCGCGGCTTTAAGAAATAGGCAATTTTTCAGTCTGTATGAGCTCAACCAGGCGATAAAAGAAGAACTGGTCAAGTTCATCGTGCGGCCTTTTCAAAAGATGGATGGCAACCGTCTTAGTGCCTTTGAGAAGATCGACAAACCTTGTTTGCAGTCATTGCCTGCAGGAAAATATGAATTTGCCGAGTGGAAAGAGACCAAAATCCAGTTTAATTACCATGTGGATTATGAGGGATTCTTCTACAGCGTCCCCTACACCTATGTTGGGCAGAAATGCTCCATCCGGGCCACCTCCAAAACCATTGAGATTTATGTGAGCGGCGAACGAATCGCCGTCTTCTCAAGGAACAACAACCACTACAAACGCTATATGACACTGCCGGATCATATGCCGGAGGGACATAAAGCCGTCTCGGGCTGGAGTTCAGAGCGTTTTCTGTCCTGGGCCAAAACAATCGGTCCGAACACTCTGGAACTCATTAAACACGTCCTTGAAAGCCGGGAATATCCAGTGCAAACCTACCGAGCTTGTATGGGTATCATGAGACTGAGTAAAAGCTATCCATCTGAGTCTATGGAAAAAGCCAGTGAAGAAGCACTTGCTAAAAGGACTTACACTTTCAAGTACTTCAACATCATCCTGAAACAGGTAACCGCAAAAGCTCTAAAGGCAGAAGAATGCAAGATCATTGCGCATGCTAACGTCCGTGGAAGCCGTTCCTATGCGGGAGGTGGCATCCATGCTTAA